The genomic region GGACGAAGGCGACCTTCGCGTTCGCCGCGTGCAGAACCTTCGTGATCGCCGCGGTCAGGGTGGTCTTGCCGTGGTCGATGTGCCCGATGGTCCCGATATTCATGTGCTCTTTCGTCCGCTCGAACTTCGCCTTGGCCATAGAAGCTCCTTTAGATACGAAACCGAATCCGACTACCGTCCGCCGGTCCGCCCACCCATACGGGCCACAATCTCCCCAGCAATACTGGCTGGAACCGGCTCGTACCGTGAAAACTGCATCGAGTGGGCGGCCCGACCCTGGGTCGCTGAACGTAGGTCAGTGGCGTACCCGAACATCTCGGATAGCGGCACCTCCGCTTGAACTACCTGAGCGACAGATCTGGACTCGATCCCAATTACCCGCCCACGACGCGAGTTCAAATTGCCGATAACCTCTCCGAGGAAGGCCTCCGGCGTCGAGACATCGACCTGCATAATCGGTTCCAGCAGCACCGGCTTCGCCCGACTGGTCGCCTCCTTGAAAGCCATTGATCCGGCGATCTTGAACGACATCTCTGAGGAGTCCACCTCATGATACGATCCGTCAAAGAGGGTGACCTTCATATCGATGACGGGGTAGCCGGCCACCACCCCGGTATGCAATGCCTCCTTGATGCCTTTCTCCACCGCGGGGATATACTCTTTAGGCACCACGCCACCCACGATCTTATTGACAAATTCGAATCCCGATCGAGCAGGGGCGGGTTCCACCTTGATCCAGACGTGTCCGTACTGTCCACGCCCACCGGTCTGTCGCACATACCGACCCTCAGCCTCAGCCGAGATCGTCACGGTTTCACGATAGGCCACCTCGGGCTTGCCGACATTGGCCTCAACTCGAAACTCCCGCAAGAGCCTGTCGACAATAATCTCGAGATGCAGTTCTCCCATCCCGGAGATAATCGTCTGACCGGTCTCTTCGTCCGTGCTGGCGCGAAAGGTCGGATCCTCATTGGCCAATGCGGCGAGTCCGGTAGCCAGTCGATCCTGCCCCTCTTTCGTCTTTGGCTCGATGGCCACAGAGATCACCGGCTCAGGAAACTCGATCGATTCCAGAATGATCTGGTTGGTCTCGTCACACAGGGTGTCGCCCGTTCTGGCGCCTTTGAGTCCCACGGCAGCAGCAATGTCACCAGCAAAGACCTCCTTGATCTCCTCGCGCTTATTGGCGTGCATCTGCAGCAGCCGCCCAATCCGCTCCCGACTGCCGCGCGAAGAGTTATATACGTGGCTCCCCGAGGTGAGGGTACCTGAATAGACCCTAAAAAAGGCCAGTTGTCCTACATAGGGATCCGTCATAATCTTAAATACTAAGGCGGCGAAGGGCTCGCTTGCCTTCGGGACACGCACGACAGATTTTGCGCCTGTCGAATCGAGACCCTCAATGGGCGGCAGGTCAACCGGAGACGGGAGATAGTCCACCACGGCATCGAGCAATAGCTGGACGCCCTTGTTCTTGAACGAGGCGCCGGCGAGTACCGGGACCAGCAGGAGTTTGAGCGCTGCGCTGCGAATCGCAGTCTTGATCTCCTCCGGTCCAACCGCGAGGCCATCAATATAACGGATGAGGAAGCTGTCGTCCACTTCAGCGATGGTCTCTAGCAGCCGCTCGCGAGCCTCCTGAGCCTGTGAACGCATCTCCTCAGAAATCTCATCCTCCCGGTAGTTCGCCCCCAGGGTCTCATCATCCCAGATCACCGCCTTCATCCGGATCAGGTCCACGACACCCTCGAAATGATCCTCCCGACCAATGGGAAGCTGCACAACTAATGGAACGGCCCCCAGACGCTCAGCGATCATCTGAACGCACTGATCGAAATTGGCTCCCATGCGATCCATCTTATTCACGAAGGCGATACGAGGAACGCCGTACTTGTCCGCTTGGCGCCACACCGTCTCAGACTGGGGTTCCACGCCAGCCACCGCGTCGAAGAGGGCCACGGCCCCATCCAGTACTCGAAGCGACCGCTCAACCTCAACCGTAAAATCAACGTGTCCCGGCGTGTCGATGATGTTGATACGATGGTCCCGCCAGAAGCAGGTGGTAGTGGCGGAGGTGATCGTAATCCCTCGCTCACGCTCCTGCTCCATCCAGTCCATCTCGGTGGAACCCTCGTGCACCTCCCCGATCTTATAAGTCTTTCCGGTATAGTACAGGATCCGCTCGGTGGTGGTGGTCTTCCCCGCGTCGATGTGGGCCATGATGCCGATGTTTCTGACTGCCTCTATCGGAAATGTCTCAGCCATAGTTACGTCCAGAG from Candidatus Methylomirabilis tolerans harbors:
- the fusA gene encoding elongation factor G gives rise to the protein MAETFPIEAVRNIGIMAHIDAGKTTTTERILYYTGKTYKIGEVHEGSTEMDWMEQERERGITITSATTTCFWRDHRINIIDTPGHVDFTVEVERSLRVLDGAVALFDAVAGVEPQSETVWRQADKYGVPRIAFVNKMDRMGANFDQCVQMIAERLGAVPLVVQLPIGREDHFEGVVDLIRMKAVIWDDETLGANYREDEISEEMRSQAQEARERLLETIAEVDDSFLIRYIDGLAVGPEEIKTAIRSAALKLLLVPVLAGASFKNKGVQLLLDAVVDYLPSPVDLPPIEGLDSTGAKSVVRVPKASEPFAALVFKIMTDPYVGQLAFFRVYSGTLTSGSHVYNSSRGSRERIGRLLQMHANKREEIKEVFAGDIAAAVGLKGARTGDTLCDETNQIILESIEFPEPVISVAIEPKTKEGQDRLATGLAALANEDPTFRASTDEETGQTIISGMGELHLEIIVDRLLREFRVEANVGKPEVAYRETVTISAEAEGRYVRQTGGRGQYGHVWIKVEPAPARSGFEFVNKIVGGVVPKEYIPAVEKGIKEALHTGVVAGYPVIDMKVTLFDGSYHEVDSSEMSFKIAGSMAFKEATSRAKPVLLEPIMQVDVSTPEAFLGEVIGNLNSRRGRVIGIESRSVAQVVQAEVPLSEMFGYATDLRSATQGRAAHSMQFSRYEPVPASIAGEIVARMGGRTGGR
- the tuf gene encoding elongation factor Tu (EF-Tu; promotes GTP-dependent binding of aminoacyl-tRNA to the A-site of ribosomes during protein biosynthesis; when the tRNA anticodon matches the mRNA codon, GTP hydrolysis results; the inactive EF-Tu-GDP leaves the ribosome and release of GDP is promoted by elongation factor Ts; many prokaryotes have two copies of the gene encoding EF-Tu): MAKAKFERTKEHMNIGTIGHIDHGKTTLTAAITKVLHAANAKVAFV